GTTCCAGCCGTCGGTGAGCGTGCAGCGGCAGGGGAAGACGGAGGCGGAGGTGGGCGAGGATCCGGTCATCGAGCGGGGTGACGTGCTGCACTGCGACTTCGGTGTGACGGCGCTGCGGCTGAACACGGACACGCAGCACATGGGCTACGTGCTGCGCGAGGGCGAGACGGACGTGCCGGCGGGGCTGAAGGCGGCCCTGGCGCGCTCGAACCGGCTGCAGGACATCGTGTTCGAGGAGCTGCGTCCGGGGCGCACGGGCAACGAGATTCTCAAGGCGTCGCGCGAGCGGATGGTGGCCGAGGGCATCGACGGGACGGTGTATTCGCACCCCATCGGGCTGAACGGGCACGGGGCGGGGCCGTTCATCGGCCTGTGGGACCGTCAGGAGGGTGTGCCCGGGAATGGAGACCACGCGGTCATCCCGAACCAGTGGTTCTCCATCGAGCTGCAGGCGACGAGCCCGGTGGCCGAGTGGGGCGGGCAGAAGGTGCGCTCGGCGCAGGAGGAGGACGTCATCATCGACGCGAGCGGGAAGGTGCGCTGGGCCCTCCAGCGGCAGACGGCGTTCCACCTGGTGCGCTAGGTCGTCCCACGTGAGCAGGAGAGGCTGTTCTCATGAGGCTGTTGCTGACCCGCCCGAGCAAGAAGACCCTCCTGCTCATCGCCGCCGTCTCCGGCGCCCTGTCCGTCGCGCTCTTCCTCCAGCTGGCCGCCATCGACCGGGAGCTGAAGCCGTACACCATCATCGGCTATGAGTTCGCCTGGTCGGCCGAGCGCGCCAGCCAGATGTACTCGGCCTGGGGGGAGACGGGGAGGAACGCGGCCCGGAGCTCGTTGCGCTACGACCTTCCCTTCCTGCTGGCCTACCCCTTCGTCTTCTCCGCCCTGACGCTGCTAGCCGCGAGGGCCGCGCCCGGGAAGTACGCGCGGCTGGGCGCCTGGCTCGGCGTGGCTCCGTTCGTCGCGGCGATCCTCGATGCACTCGAGAACGCGGCGCTCTGGCGCGCGCTGGATGCCTTCCAGCAGCCGCCCGAGCACCTGCTCCAGTTCGCGGCCATCGCGGCCGGAGTGAAGTTCCTGTTGCTCGGCCTCTCGGGGCTCTACGCGCTGGCCGTCTGGTTCTTCCGCGTGCTGGAGTAGGGCCTCCGAGGCTCCCGGACACCAGGCGAGCACCCGGGCTCCCGCCCCCAGGGCGAGCGGGCATGCGTCTTCCACTCGCCGCGTCATGTGTCCTCGGGGGCGCTGGTCGATGCGCCCACCACGGACCACCTTTGTGCGCATGGAAAACAACCCGCAGAGGCATCGTGTGGTCATCGTGGGCGCGGGCTTCGGTGGACTTCAGGCCGCCAGCAAGCTGCGGAAGTCTCCCGTCGAGGTGACGGTGCTCGACCGGTACAACCACCACCTGTTCCAGCCGCTGCTCTACCAGGTGGCCACCGCCGTCCTCAGCCCGGGTGACATCTCCGCCCCCATCCGCCAGGTGCTGCGCGGCCGTAACACCACCGTGCTGCTCGCCGAGGCCAGCTCCATCGACCTGCAGCGCAAGGTGGTCGTCTGTGACGGCGGCGACATTCCCTACGACTCCCTGGTGCTCGCCACCGGCGCCACGCACTCGTACTTCGGTCATCCGGAGTGGGCCCGGTTCGCCCCCGGCCTCAAGACCATCGACGACGCGAGGGCCATCCGCGAGCGCGTGCTGCTGGCCCTCGAGGCCGCCGAGAGGGATCCCGACCCCGAGCGCCGGCGCGAGTGGCTCACCTTCGTCATCATCGGCGCCGGCCCCACCGGCGTGGAGCTGGCCGGTGCTCTGGCGTACATGACCCGGCACTCCCTGCCGCGGGACTTCCGCCGCGTCGACATCTCCCAGGCTCGCGTCATCCTCCTGGAGGGACTCCCCCGCGTCCTCAACGCCTATCCCGAGGTGCTATCGAAGAGGGCGCGTGTGGACCTCGAGAAGCTCGGCGTGGATGTGCGCACCGGAGCCATGGTCACCGGCGTGGACGAGCTGGGCGTCTCCGTCGGCGACACCCGCATCCCCGCGCGCACGGTGCTCTGGGGCGCGGGCGTGGCCGCTTCACCCCTGGCCCGCACGCTCGGCGTGCCGCTCGACAAGGCTGGCCGGGTGAAGGTGGAGCCCACGCTCACCGTTCCCGGCCACGAGGACGTCTTCGTGATTGGCGATCTCGCCTCGCTGATACAGGACGGCAAGCCGGTGCCCGGTATCGCTCCCGCGGCCATGCAGATGGGCCGGCACGTGGCGAAGAACATCCGCCGCCGCATCGCGGGCCAGCCGCTGGAGCCGTTCCGCTACCATGACAAGGGCTCCTTCGCCGTCATCGGCCGCGGCTCCGCGATCGGCGTGCTCTACGACAAGATCCGCCTGAGCGGGAAGCCCGCCTGGTTGATGTGGCTGGGCATCCACATCACCTTCCTCATCGGCTTCCGCAACAAGCTGACCGTGATGTTCGACTGGGCCTACACGTACCTCACCAAACGGCGTGACGTGCGGCTCATCACGGGTCTGCATGCGGGGAAGCTCCCGCCCCTCCAGCCTGGCCCGGCGCTTCCTGTCTCCGAGGCCCACGGCGACGAGCACCCCGGGGTTGGGATGGCGCGGTCCGAGTCCGAGCCGACGCACGTGCACTGAGGGTCAGACCCTCTCCCCCTGGGAGAGGGACGGGGTGAGGGTATACGGGTCCCGGGTTGCTCCCCGTGTGACGCAGGTGCACCGGGAGGACGAAATACCCTCACCCTAGCCCTCTCCCGGAGGGAGAGGGGACATGCACGGGCCCAAAAAGGCGCTACAGTCACTCGCTCGTTTCCGCAGCGATGATCCAGCTCCGCGCCGTCAACCACCACTTCGGTGAGCACCACGTCCTCCAGGGGCTCGACCTCTCCCTCTCCGAGCGCCGCGTCGCCGTGGTGGGCTCCAATGGTTCCGGCAAGAGCACCTTCGCCCGTCTCCTCAACGGACTCCTCGTTCCCGACCAGGGACAGGTGCTCGTGGAGGGGCTCGATACCCGCAAGGATGCTCGCGCCATCCGCCGCAAGGTGGGCTTCGTCTTCCAGAACCCCGACAACCAGATCGTCCTCCCCACCGTCGAGGAGGACGTCGCCTTCGGGTTGAAGAACCTCCGTCTCCCCGCGGCCGACATCTCCGAGCGCGTCACCTCCATCCTTCGCCGCTACGGCCTGGAGGGCTTCCGCCACCACCCCGCCCACCTCCTCAGCGGCGGCCAGAAGCAGCTCCTCGCGCTCTCTTCCGTGCTCGTCATGGAGCCCCGCTACGTCGTCTTCGACGAGCCCACCACGCTCCTCGACCTGCGCAACAAGCGCCGTCTCGCCCAGGCCATCCACGACATGCCCCAGACGGCCATCGTCGTCTCGCACGACCTGGAGCTGCTGCGCGACTTCGACCGCGTGCTCGTCTTCGACCAGGGCCGCATCGTCCTCGATGACGTTCCCTCCGTCGCCCTCGACGCCTACGTCCGGATGATGGCGTGAGCCTCGGCCTCTACCTCCACCGGGACTCGCCCCTCCACGCCCTCCCCGCGGGCGCCAAGATGCTCGCGCTGCTCGCGGCCGGCACCGGGCTGCTGCTCTTCCGCTCCCTGCCCGTCGTCTCCGCCGCGCTCGTCGTCACGCTCGGCCTCTACGGGCTCGCGCGCCTGCGCCCGCGCGAGGTCGCTCCCGTCCTCCGGCTCTCCGCCTTCGTGCTCGGCCCGCTCTTCCTCCTGCAGGCGTGGCTGTCCGGCTGGGAGCTCGCGCTGGGGACCGTGCTGCGGCTCGCCGTGCTGTTGCTGCTCGCCACGCTCGTCTCCCTCACGACGCGCGCCTCGGATATGCTCGAGTCCCTGCAGCGCGCCTTCCGTCCCCTGGCCCGCTTCGGGCTGAGTCCCGCGCGCCTGGGCCTGCTGCTCTCCCTCACCCTGCGCTTCATCCCCCTGCTGGCCACCTGGCTGCGTGAAATCCAGGAGGCCCAGCGCGTGCGCGGCCTGGAACGCAATCCCCTGGCCGTGCTCGTCCCGCTGCTCGTCAAGACACTCCGCACCGCCGACACGCTCGCCGACGCCATCGACGCGCGCTGCTTCGACCCCGAGGAACCCTCGTGAAGACCCGCGACCTCGTCCACGTCGCCCTGTTCGCCGCCATCATGGCCGCGCTCGGGCTCATGCCTCCCCTCGCGCTGCCCTTCGTCCCCGTCCCCATCACCGCGCAGACGCTCGGGGTGATGCTCGCCGGCTCCACGCTCGGTGCGCGCAAGGCGGGCCTGTCCCTGCTGCTCTTCCACCTGCTCGTGGCCGCGGGGCTGCCCCTGCTCGCTGGCGGCAATGGCGGGCTCGCCGTCTACGTGGGGCCCACCGGTGGCTTCTTCGTGGGCTTCTTGCCCGGGGCCTTCGTCATCGGCTGGCTCACCGAGCGCGCCTGGTCGCGCCTCTCGGTGCCGCTCGCCTTCGCCATCAACGTGCTCGGTGGCATCGGCGTCCTCTACGCCGTGGGCATTCCGTGGCTCTCCGTGGCCGCGCACCTGCCGCTCGCGAAGGCCGCGCTGGGCTCGCTCGCCTTCGTCCCCGGCGACTGCGTGAAGGCGGCCGTGGCCGCCTCCGTCGCCGTCACCCTCAAGCGCGCCTGGCCCCTCATCCAGCCGCCCCGGCCCGCCGGGGCTACCTCGGCGCCCCCGTCATCGACTCCAGCAGCTTCACCAGCGCCTTCTTCTCCTCGTCGGTGAGCTCCAGCGGCTTGATGGTGATGGACACCATGCCCGCGTAGTTGCCCACGGGCTCGCCGCCCTTGTCGTACAGGTCGATGACGTCCTCGAGCGTCCGCAGCTCCCCGGTGTGCATGTACGGCGCCGTCAGAGCCACGTTGCGCAGGGTGGGCGTCTTGTAGGCGCCCTCCAGCTCCGCGCCCTTCTGCTTCACGTCGCTGCTCAACCGCTGCAGCCGTCCGGACTCGACGCTGCCGACGGCCGCGTCGCTGTAGGGCCCCGCCGAGTTGAAGGTCCACGTGAGCAGCGTGTCGGCCGCCGCCATCACGCCGCGCTGGCTGTCGCTCTGGTCCTTCACCCCGATGTTGTGGAACTGGTCGTCGCTCAGCATCGGGCCCTTGTGGCACGCGGCGCACTGGCCCTTGCGCACGAAGGTCTTCAGCCCCAGGTACGCGGGGTCCTTCTCGGCCGTGCCCGCCTCCACCGCGGAGAGGAAGCGGATGACGTCCTGATCGAAGGGCGCGTCGGTGCGGTTCACCGTGCGCTCGTACGCGGCGATGACCTTGCCGAAGTTGGCCAGCAGCTGCTCGTCGCTCTCCTCCTCCGAGGGCAGCTTGCCGAAGAGGCCGCGGTAGTCCTCCGCGTAGGCCTCGGACAGGCGGGCGCGCAGGATGTCGGCGCTGGAGTTCATCTCGATGGGGCTCAGCAGCGGCAGCAGCGCCTGGTTCCACAGCCGGTCCGCGAGTCCGTCCCACATGAACCAGGTGCTGTAGCCCGCGTTCAGGATGGAGGGCGGGTTGCGCCCGGTGCGCTTGCCGTCGCAGCCCTCCGCCACCGGCGTGTCCACCGTGCGGCCCTCGCCGTCGTGGCAGCTCTTGCAGGAGATGGTGCCGCAGCGCGACAGGCCCGGGTCATCGAAGAGCCGGTGGCCCAGCGCCGCCGCCACCTCGCTGTCCCCGTACTTGTTCGTCGCGTCCTTCGGCGGGTTGCGCGTGGGGCTGTGCAGGCTCTGGAGCAGCTCGAGCTCGTCGAGGTTGGGGAACGGCTCCTCGGGCTCCGTGCACGACAGGCCCAGGGCGCCCGCGAGGGCTCCCGCCAGCATCCAGCGACGCAAGGGTTGACGACTCATGCGAGCACTGTAACCCCGGAATACCGGGCGGGGCCATGGCCCCTCGGAGAGGGTGGGTCGCTCCCCGGGTGAGGCTTCCCCGCGCGCTCAGTCCGCCTCGCCGGTGACGAAGGACGCGCCCACGAGCAACCGGACGACGGGGATGTCCACGGCGGTGCCCATGCCGGGCCCTCCGAGGAAGTAGAGATCCAACCCCTTCAGGGCGTGCTTGCGGACCCCCAGCAGCACCTCGCCGCTGGGCCTGCCTCCCTGGAGCGGCAGGTTCACCAGCACGCTGAGCTCGGGCCGGGTGGAGGTGCCGTTCTCCCCGCGCGAGGTGACGGTGGCGCCCACGCGCAGCTCGCTGCCCACCACGTCCTGCGCGCGCTGCGACAGCGGCGACAGGTCATACCGGGGGCGCAGCAGGGCCCCCACCTCGGCGCCCACCTGGTAGCCCTCGCCCTGGAGGCTCGCCTGCACCCGGGGGTTCACCGCGAACGAGTCCCGCGCGAGCAGCGCCTCGCTGCCCATCGGAAGTCCGGCCGCGAGCTCCACGCCCAGGTTCAGCGGCGCGCCGTTCTTCACCTGGAGCGGAGCCGCGCGCACCGACACCCAGGGCGTGCCCATTCCGCGGCCCTCGGGCGGGGTGATGCCCCGGAAGGAGTCTCCCTGCTGGTCCACGATATAGGGCAGCTGCGCTCCGAGCTGCAGCCAGGGCAGCACGCCGACGGCGGCGGTGACGTGCCCGGTGAGCCTGTTCTGCACCAGGCCCATGGAGTGGACCACCGGGTCCCACGTCCTGGCGAAGTTGAGGGGCAGGTGCTCGAAGTGCGCCTGCAGCGACACCCGGACGACGCCTGGATCCAACGTGCGGCCAGTGCCCACCACCAGCGAGCCCAGTCCGGACGGCTCGAGTTGCAGCCGCTCCAGCTCGAAGGTGGGCAGGGGTTGGGTGTTCTGGGCCACGGCGAGGCCGGGCACGAGCAGGAGGCAGAGCAGGAGTCTTCGGGCCAAGGGCTACTCGGTTCGTATGGAGTTCGGACGCCGCCCGGCCGCGGGAGTGTCCGTCATGGGCGCGACATTCTGGGGCAGTTCTTCCCGCTCGCAAGAGGCATTCCCATCAGGGCCGGTGGAAGCGCGGGGTTGTCACACTTCGCGTGAGGGGAGGCGGGCGTGGCCGGGGACGTGATAAGGAGTGGGGTCGAAACAGGCCTTCTTCCTGGGTCTGATGCGAGAGCTGACAGGCCGGGGAGGCCGCTCAGGTGAAGCTGCTGCTGGTTGAGGACTCGCGCTCCGTCGCCGCCTTTCTCGAGCAGATCCTCCGGCGTGAGCCGGACATCGAGCTGTTGCCGCAGGTGACGGATGGCCGCGACGCCGTGGCCGCTGTGCGGCGGTGGAATCCGCAGCTGGTGCTGATGGACCTGGTGCTGCCGGGGATGGACGGGGTGGACGCCATCGCGGAGATCATGGCCACGGCGCCCTGTCCCATCGTGGTGCTCAGCGGGCAGCTGGACACGCCCGGGAGGGACCGGACGTTCGAGTCGCTGAGGGCGGGAGCGGTGGACGTGCTGGCCAAGCCCACGGCGGGGGGGCTGGACGCGGTGAAGGAATTCCGGGAGCGGCTGTTGCGCACGGTGCGGGTGATGGCGCACGCGCGGGTGGTGGGGCGCAGGCGCACGCCGCCGAGCATTCCGGTGACGCAGGTGGCGCGGCCCGTGTCCTCGCTGTCCGAGGGGAAGTCGTGCGCGCTGCTGGCGATAGGAGGCTCCACGGGGGCGCCGCCGCTGGTGTACGAGTTGCTGCGCGCGTTGCCATCGCCGGCGCCGTTCCCGGTGGTGGTGGCGCAGCACATCATCCGCGGCTTCGAGCCGAGCTTCGCGCGCTGGCTGGGGGGGACGGGACACCGGACGGTGGTGGCGATGGGAGGGGAGTGGTTGGGGCCCGGGTCGGTGTTCGTGTCGCCGGCGGACCGGGACCTGGTGGTGAGAGGGGGCCGATTGCAGACGCAGCCGGCGAGGGGCGTGGCGGTGCCCTCGGTGGATGCGCTCTTCGAGAGCGTGGCGGGATTCCACGGCTCGCGGGCGGTGGGGCTGTTGCTGACGGGGATGGGCGAGGACGGGGCGAAGGGGCTGCTGGCGATGCACCGGGCCGGAGCGCTCACGGTGGCGCAGGACGGTGCGAGCTGCGTGGTGGACGGGATGCCGGGAGCGGCGAGGGCGATGGGGGCGGCGAGTCAGATCCTCACCCCCTCGGAGATGACGGCGCTGCTGATCTCCCTGGCCCGGAGCTCCGCGCCCTTCCCTCCCTCTCCCTCCGGGAGGGGGTCGGGGTGAGGGTCTGAACTCCGAGCAGGCCCCCTGCCTCGGCAGGATGTGGACCTCCCGGTCGCGAGCCGGACGAACTGGTCCGATTGTCGGACCAGTTGCTCCCGAGCGCGCCCGGGACCTCCTCTGACAGGATTGACCTCACCTGGCCTGGTGGAGGTCGGATC
This is a stretch of genomic DNA from Archangium violaceum. It encodes these proteins:
- a CDS encoding NAD(P)/FAD-dependent oxidoreductase, which translates into the protein MENNPQRHRVVIVGAGFGGLQAASKLRKSPVEVTVLDRYNHHLFQPLLYQVATAVLSPGDISAPIRQVLRGRNTTVLLAEASSIDLQRKVVVCDGGDIPYDSLVLATGATHSYFGHPEWARFAPGLKTIDDARAIRERVLLALEAAERDPDPERRREWLTFVIIGAGPTGVELAGALAYMTRHSLPRDFRRVDISQARVILLEGLPRVLNAYPEVLSKRARVDLEKLGVDVRTGAMVTGVDELGVSVGDTRIPARTVLWGAGVAASPLARTLGVPLDKAGRVKVEPTLTVPGHEDVFVIGDLASLIQDGKPVPGIAPAAMQMGRHVAKNIRRRIAGQPLEPFRYHDKGSFAVIGRGSAIGVLYDKIRLSGKPAWLMWLGIHITFLIGFRNKLTVMFDWAYTYLTKRRDVRLITGLHAGKLPPLQPGPALPVSEAHGDEHPGVGMARSESEPTHVH
- a CDS encoding energy-coupling factor ABC transporter ATP-binding protein, which translates into the protein MIQLRAVNHHFGEHHVLQGLDLSLSERRVAVVGSNGSGKSTFARLLNGLLVPDQGQVLVEGLDTRKDARAIRRKVGFVFQNPDNQIVLPTVEEDVAFGLKNLRLPAADISERVTSILRRYGLEGFRHHPAHLLSGGQKQLLALSSVLVMEPRYVVFDEPTTLLDLRNKRRLAQAIHDMPQTAIVVSHDLELLRDFDRVLVFDQGRIVLDDVPSVALDAYVRMMA
- a CDS encoding energy-coupling factor transporter transmembrane component T family protein, translated to MSLGLYLHRDSPLHALPAGAKMLALLAAGTGLLLFRSLPVVSAALVVTLGLYGLARLRPREVAPVLRLSAFVLGPLFLLQAWLSGWELALGTVLRLAVLLLLATLVSLTTRASDMLESLQRAFRPLARFGLSPARLGLLLSLTLRFIPLLATWLREIQEAQRVRGLERNPLAVLVPLLVKTLRTADTLADAIDARCFDPEEPS
- a CDS encoding biotin transporter BioY; protein product: MKTRDLVHVALFAAIMAALGLMPPLALPFVPVPITAQTLGVMLAGSTLGARKAGLSLLLFHLLVAAGLPLLAGGNGGLAVYVGPTGGFFVGFLPGAFVIGWLTERAWSRLSVPLAFAINVLGGIGVLYAVGIPWLSVAAHLPLAKAALGSLAFVPGDCVKAAVAASVAVTLKRAWPLIQPPRPAGATSAPPSSTPAASPAPSSPRR
- a CDS encoding cytochrome-c peroxidase, which gives rise to MSRQPLRRWMLAGALAGALGLSCTEPEEPFPNLDELELLQSLHSPTRNPPKDATNKYGDSEVAAALGHRLFDDPGLSRCGTISCKSCHDGEGRTVDTPVAEGCDGKRTGRNPPSILNAGYSTWFMWDGLADRLWNQALLPLLSPIEMNSSADILRARLSEAYAEDYRGLFGKLPSEEESDEQLLANFGKVIAAYERTVNRTDAPFDQDVIRFLSAVEAGTAEKDPAYLGLKTFVRKGQCAACHKGPMLSDDQFHNIGVKDQSDSQRGVMAAADTLLTWTFNSAGPYSDAAVGSVESGRLQRLSSDVKQKGAELEGAYKTPTLRNVALTAPYMHTGELRTLEDVIDLYDKGGEPVGNYAGMVSITIKPLELTDEEKKALVKLLESMTGAPR
- a CDS encoding flagellar motor protein MotB, with the protein product MARRLLLCLLLVPGLAVAQNTQPLPTFELERLQLEPSGLGSLVVGTGRTLDPGVVRVSLQAHFEHLPLNFARTWDPVVHSMGLVQNRLTGHVTAAVGVLPWLQLGAQLPYIVDQQGDSFRGITPPEGRGMGTPWVSVRAAPLQVKNGAPLNLGVELAAGLPMGSEALLARDSFAVNPRVQASLQGEGYQVGAEVGALLRPRYDLSPLSQRAQDVVGSELRVGATVTSRGENGTSTRPELSVLVNLPLQGGRPSGEVLLGVRKHALKGLDLYFLGGPGMGTAVDIPVVRLLVGASFVTGEAD
- a CDS encoding chemotaxis protein CheB, producing MKLLLVEDSRSVAAFLEQILRREPDIELLPQVTDGRDAVAAVRRWNPQLVLMDLVLPGMDGVDAIAEIMATAPCPIVVLSGQLDTPGRDRTFESLRAGAVDVLAKPTAGGLDAVKEFRERLLRTVRVMAHARVVGRRRTPPSIPVTQVARPVSSLSEGKSCALLAIGGSTGAPPLVYELLRALPSPAPFPVVVAQHIIRGFEPSFARWLGGTGHRTVVAMGGEWLGPGSVFVSPADRDLVVRGGRLQTQPARGVAVPSVDALFESVAGFHGSRAVGLLLTGMGEDGAKGLLAMHRAGALTVAQDGASCVVDGMPGAARAMGAASQILTPSEMTALLISLARSSAPFPPSPSGRGSG